The nucleotide sequence CAGAGCAGTGCCTCCTGAGGTGACAGCAAGGGGAACCCTCTGAGAGTCTGCAACTAGAACAGGAATCCCACTTGAAAATAGAAGTGCCCCTCCTCTCTTTAGGGATTTGGAGACCATTAGTCTCTGTTCCCACTAATGAGAACACTGGGGCCTCCGAACCTGGTAAATATTCCCAGCAGGAGCCCACTCAGGCCCTCTCAGCTCCATTTATCGCGGCTCCAGAAATCTACTCCACAGTTGCCTACAACACTGGGTTTCATTTCCATTACATAAAGGGAAGAGGCAGAATCTCCAGATGGGGCTGTGATGTGAATTTGCCATTGTCCAGAGAGAAAGTGTCAAGGCTACAGAATCTCACTGCTCAATAACATCTGAGATTGGCTGAGATCAGTTGGGTAAGTACTGAATCAGATAAACCAGAGCTGAAGTCTGGGCTTTACTACTCACCAGTGTCTTCATTGGGACAATTTACTTCATCTCTTCATACCTCGGTTTCTTATCTGAAAAAGAGAGAGTTGATCTCATCAGATAGTGAAAACACAATAAAGTAGAACActtttagcacagtgcctggcaggaTGTTAGCAGTCAATACTTGTTAACTCTTCTTGCTGCTGTTGCTGTGATTATTGTGATGCTTTGTAATTTACCCACAGCTGACAGCTGACAGAGGTAAGACTGacacccaggtctgtctgaccccaGAGTCTGCACTCTTGAGCCCTAAGTCATTCTGCTTCTTGTTACGGGCGgtggctgggggggtgggggtgggggggggagtggCGGGAGAAAGACTGAAGAGAATGAGATTACGCTGGGAAATCAGGAGGCAGCGACTCTGTGTTTCGGGAACGACACACCTCTTGACTGCTATTTTTCCAACTGTGTTCCAATGTTCTCTATGCAGATATATCTTAGTTTCTGTTCCGCTCAGCAAGGGTTTACACAAGTGGCAGTGGGTAGAATGCTGCTCTTTTCCCAACTCTACGTGAACTTGTATTTCTACATGAACTTTTTTCTTAGGGTCCAAAATGAACTGGCTACATTCTCTTTATCACCAACTCCAAGTTTGGAAAAGACAACCTGACTGACTCAGTTTGAATCAGCTGATTCCATGGTTCAGTCACCTGTGGTCAGAGAGCCCGGGTCATGTTTCATGCAATTTATCATCTTGCTGTCTATTCTCTAGTCACACTGGTCTTCCCACAGGGGCCAGACCCTTTTTACTACCTTGGGACTTGCACATGCTCTGGAAAGTTTACATCCTTAGTCTTCTGTCTTCTATCCTGATACAGCTAATTACTATTAATAATTCAGGTCCTGAATTATATTTAACTTTCTCAAAGACTTTTTCTCTAATCTAAATTAGGCCCACCGATTCTTTCTCAGTGATACCACCGTGTCTGTCCTTTTCAATGCTAATCAGTTTCCGACTATATGTTTACTTGCTTAATTGATTATCGTCAGCTTCTCCAATAAGCTTGTAAGCACAGGGGCTGTGCCTGTTTTGATGAGCCTTAAATATCCAGTCCCCACAGGCATTCCTGGTATAAGgtaggcagtcaataaatatatgaatagatGAAAAACTACAAACGTGGCTCCCTCGACGCACCGTGGAGGCACCTAAAGGATGGATCAACTCCATATAGTTACATTCCCAAAGTAGTTGACAAATGTCCAGAGCACCCacgagaaaataaatgtctgcctGCCTTATGAGGTAGAATTGCATAATGGACTAACTTCCAGGTTTGGTAGAAGAGAGATCTGAGTTTGAATAGTGACTTGTCCTCTTCTTAGCTGTGCTAGTCAGTTCACCTCTCAGAGCTCTGTTTCCTGATCTgaaaatgaaaggtaaatataCTTGGCATAGAGGTTGTATGGAATAAATGCCAGACATcattggcacatagtaaacacatCATAAATGATTTTATATCTACAATCCTGCACATATCCCCTGAAGCCTTTGACTTTTGCATTCTCTCCCCTTCTAGGAATAATAGTTTCCATACCTCCTGCCCTTCTCCTCTTAGTCTTCTCACGTTTCCGGGACATTCCAGGAATTCTGCCATTTGAGAAATATTCTAGGGATCATTTCTCTGATTCTCTCAactatgtcatttttaaatagcTCCAGTTGATAAAGGAAATCACCTTACTTCTTTCCTGTTTACTTCAGAGAATTTTAACTATTTCTACCTCTAGGCTGCAGCTGGAGGAGTGAAAATCCTTCTACTCTCGAGCCCATTCCACCATTTATGGTTCCGTGGGCAAGTCACTAAACTCCCTAAAACAGCCCAGATCCATCCACTTTACTCTGTCACCCTGCCCTGAATCCCGTATGTGTTTTCTTACTCCCCGCTGGCACTCGTATCCCTATAATCCTTCTCTCCACAGTAGCAGAATGATCTTCCCAGGCCATAGATCAGGTAATGACCGTCTGCTGCTTAAATGCCCACCATGCCCACAGGTCTCTGTGCTGAGAATGTGCACCAGGGTGAGGTGCCCGCCTCCTACCCgcctccccagcctcctctcctACCACTCGCCTTCGCTGACCATACTTGAGCCACACctgcctccttcctgcttctccaaGTGCATGGGCTCATCCCATGTTTGCACTCGCTGTCCCCTGCATGTGAAACACTCTCCCACCCAATTCTTTACTTGGCTGGCTCCTTCGTATCCATCCCTCCATAGTGAGTTCTTTGCTGACCACACATTTAAAGTAATCTGCTTGTCAGTCATCGCtatatttcagcattttttaaaaagtgtgtgtgctTATTACATGACTCCTCTGGTGAGACTATCATCTACATGAGGGCAGAAACCTTGCCGTTATTTATTACCATTGTTTCTCTGGCACTTAGAGCAGGGacttgcacatagtaagtactcactGAACGTGACATATAGTAAGTACTCATTGAAGGTGACACATAGTGACTATTCATTGaatgtggcacatagtaggtactcattGAATGTGGAGACAATAAATGAATTAGTTCTGGGTGCTTCATCAGAGGCAGATTAGTAAAGAGGTTAAGATCACAGACTCTAAAGTCAGAATTGCCAGATTTAAACTTCACCTCTGTCTCTTTCTAAGAGACTCAGTTCCTTCattaataaaatgggcataataataacTATCTCATAGAGCTCTTTCAGGCTTCCATGAGATAATGCACAGCTATTCATATTCGATTCCATCTTTATGTTATGCCTTTGTTTCCATCGAGACAATATTAGGGCAGGAAAAGTTTCTGAAGTGTCATCCTCTGTTTTATTCCTTAGTTACACCAGCGGCATGAAACCAGGAAACCACACGTTCAGTGTCTCTGAATTCCTCCTCCTGGGCCTGTCTGAGCAGCATGAACAGCAACCTCTCCTCTTTGGCCTCTTTCTGAGCATGTACTTGGTCACCGTGATGGGGAACGTTGTCATCGTCCTGGCCATTGGCTCTGATCCACACCTCCACActcccatgtacttcttcctggcCAACTTCTCCCTCACTGACCTGTGTTTATCATCTACCACAGTTCCCAGGATGCTGGTGAACATCCAGATCCACAGGAAAACCATCACCTATGCGGGATGCCTCTCTCAGATTCACTTCTTCCTGTGGTTCATTGGTCTGGATGTCTTCCTGCTGGCGGTGATGGCATATGACCGGCTTGTGGCTATCTGCTACCCCCTTCACTACACCTTGGTCATGAGCCCCAGATGCTGCTTCCTGCTGGTGGGCATGGCCCTCCTCCTCGCTCAGTCATACTCTCTAACCCACACCGTTCTCCTGGCTCAACTGTCCTTCTGCTCTGACAACATCATCCCCCACTTCTTTTGTGAACTTCTCCCCCTGTTGAAGCTCTCTTGTTCTAGTACTTACGCCAACCAATGTGTGCTGACATACTGGGGAGGGGCATTAACCATCTTGATCCCCTCGCTGATCATTATTTCTTATGTCCGCATTGTGGCTGCCATTGTGAAGGTCCCATCGGCAAGTGGCAAGTGGAAGGCCTTCTCCACCTGCGGCTCCCACCTCTCAGCAGTTTGTTTATTCTTCGTGTCTGCTATTGGGGTCTACTTCGTTCCCTTCACTGCTGATTCTGCCAGCAAGAACAGGATGGCCGCGGTGATGTATGCTGTGGTCACACCCATGCTGAACCCATTCATCTATAGCCTAAGGAACAGAGACATGAAGCGAGCCTTGGGGAGACTCCTGAGTGGAAGGGCATGGCAATCTCCATGAGGCCAAAGGCATCATTTTGGGAATTCAGGGGAAATCAACTGACAGTTACCTTGGTATCTACGTCCAAATCCTGCATCTGCCACCTGTTAGCTTTCCAATCTAGGGCACATTAAATAACCTCACTGAGCCACAATTTCCTCACTTACAAAAGTGGGTAATAAAATATTCTCAATCACGCCGTGTTTCTGGGAGggttagaagaaaaaatatctgtcTATGTAAATTTACTCGTTCCAGGTTCTATGCTTAGATCTTCGTTATCTTCAGCAACATTGAACATCTTCTTTTgaggtaaatattttcattgtacaGAAGAGACAACAAAAGTTCAAAAAGGTTAAGGTATTTGCCTGAAGttgcacagctaataagtggcaaagccagaatttaaacccagataTCTGActccaaaataaatatacttaatggTTCTATTATGCCTAAAAGGACGTGAAACCCCCCTACTCCTCTCAGTTCCTAGCTTGCTCTCTCTTCTTGCTTCCTTCGCACTGTTCACACACACTGTTCCAATCAACAACTCCTTCCTGTACTAGCAATGATTTGAAGATGAGGCAGAGCAAGTAAGAAGCTGGAGGGCGGaatggaaacagactcagaggtTCTGGTGTCTCCCCAAGGGAGCACGCCCTCTACTTGGATAGAAGTTTCTAGTTAGATATTTTGAAATGACTTAAGAATCAAGCCACACGATCAGAGAGCAGAGTGTTTGGACCACATTACGTGGGGTTCTCACCAAGTTTCTCTCACAGAACCATTGTCCTTCACCACTATGTCAACAGTCGGTGCATCgatctattttaaaagataactgcATTAATTTCATGATTGCTTCTCCGCTGGGAATGCTGCTAAGGATATACCCTAAGAACCTGCAGAGGAGTTTTCAGTGACCCACAGGAGAAATTTTGGAAACCACACTGTACTCTGTTAGTTTCTTCCCTACATAACTGTGGTTTACTGAGATCTGACCGACAAACTCAGATTTttgaatagtttctttttttttttttttaaagaaaacaagacttaTGTTAGAGTCAAAAACGCCTGAGTTTATGTATTAGATCTACCATTGTGTGACTTTCAGCAAGTTATCAATGTCCAAGTctcattttccaaatataaaccAGTGAATAGTAACTATAGTAACTATCATCtaaggctgttgtgagaattaaaaagataacatataaagtgcttagcacaatgttGGCATATATGCTGTAACATGCAAATACTGCTTAAAACACAAATCTATTATTATGcccaattttctcttcttttctctcttttcttctctttccatcttttcccttctcttctcttctcttcccatccTCTCTCAGAGAGAAGCTTGACACTTACCATTTTAAATGCACAAGGTAATACGTCCACCCTAACCTTTGTCCTAATGAATGAATCTCTGGTACTAGGAAACTGCCTCCAGCTTTAAAAagatactgccatttgcaacaacatggatggatcttgcgaatatcatg is from Rhinolophus sinicus isolate RSC01 linkage group LG04, ASM3656204v1, whole genome shotgun sequence and encodes:
- the LOC109439289 gene encoding olfactory receptor 1G1; this encodes MKPGNHTFSVSEFLLLGLSEQHEQQPLLFGLFLSMYLVTVMGNVVIVLAIGSDPHLHTPMYFFLANFSLTDLCLSSTTVPRMLVNIQIHRKTITYAGCLSQIHFFLWFIGLDVFLLAVMAYDRLVAICYPLHYTLVMSPRCCFLLVGMALLLAQSYSLTHTVLLAQLSFCSDNIIPHFFCELLPLLKLSCSSTYANQCVLTYWGGALTILIPSLIIISYVRIVAAIVKVPSASGKWKAFSTCGSHLSAVCLFFVSAIGVYFVPFTADSASKNRMAAVMYAVVTPMLNPFIYSLRNRDMKRALGRLLSGRAWQSP